One window from the genome of Nicotiana tomentosiformis chromosome 5, ASM39032v3, whole genome shotgun sequence encodes:
- the LOC104098944 gene encoding uncharacterized protein: MQSINTCWISPPHFPQINASNLDLKSLTLEPRTKIQPCSSKPNSATDIINTENISEKVESLPFHVKSITSTSNPFVKHCLKLRQSSSYRHSQGSVLLVGSTPIREIYSFQERVQERPITLECLLVLDEAHIPEDLNLQSVRLVRIRSTVMKKLSGLQSIDSIEMIALMKIPSTFHSVDDEFLEEDCTRWFQNAHRILVLDGIQDPGNLGTLLRSAMAFGWGGAFLLPGCCDPFNEKALRASRGASFQLPLVSGGWLHLDALRNHYNMKMLAGHPANDQRPRRISRLSRDFADSLAEEPLCLVLGSEGGGLSEKAKDASELVTIPMAGEFESLNVSVAGGIFLYMLQPENHKSLSPV; encoded by the exons ATGCAATCCATAAACACTTGTTGGATTTCTCCCCCACATTTCCCACAAATTAATGCTTCAAATTTGGATTTGAAGTCTTTAACTTTAGAACCCAGAACCAAAATTCAACCTTGTAGCTCAAAGCCAAATTCTGCAACTGATATTATTAATACTGAGAATATATCTgaaaaggttgaatctttacCGTTTCATGTGAAGTCAATCACAAGTACTTCAAACCCTTTTGTTAAACACTGCCTTAAGCTTCGCCAGAGTTCCTCTTATCGCCATTCTCAGGGTTCTGTTCTTCTTGTTGGCTCTACCCCTATTAG GGAAATATATAGTTTTCAAGAAAGAGTACAAGAGAGACCTATTACATTAGAATGCTTACTCGTACTTGATGAAGCTCATATACCTGAAGACCTAAATCTTCAATCAGTTCGCCTTGTCCGCATCAGATCAACGGTGATGAAGAAACTCTCTGGTTTACAGTCCATTGATTCTATTGAAATGATTGCGTTAATgaaaattccctcaacatttcacAGTGTTGATGATGAGTTTCTAGAAGAAGACTGCACTAGATGGTTCCAGAATGCTCATCGTATTCTAGTTCTTGACGGAATCCAG GACCCTGGTAATCTTGGCACATTACTTAGATCAGCGATGGCATTTGGATGG GGCGGTGCCTTTCTACTACCTGGCTGTTGTGATCCATTCAATGAGAAGGCGCTTAGAGCTAGTCGAGGAGCTTCCTTTCAGCTCCCCTTAGTTTCCGGTGGTTGGCTCCACTTAGATGCTCTGAGAAACCATTATAACATGAAGATGCTGGCCGGCCATCCTGCAAATGATCAAAGGCCAAGGAGAATTTCTAGGCTATCGCGAGACTTTGCAGATTCTTTAGCAGAGGAGCCGTTGTGTTTGGTTTTGGGCAGTGAAGGAGGTGGCCTTTCTGAGAAAGCTAAGGATGCAAGTGAGCTTGTGACTATTCCAATGGCAGGAGAATTCGAGTCTCTTAATGTTTCAGTAGCTGGTGGAATATTCCTGTACATGTTACAACCTGAAAACCATAAATCTTTAAGCCCTGTTTGA